Proteins found in one Legionella pneumophila subsp. pascullei genomic segment:
- a CDS encoding TauD/TfdA family dioxygenase, whose product MHLNFNMAPGMNIPMVIATHDNLKASTTPLLHFISECHEEVIKTLNQFGAIVFRGFSCQDEDCFSKAIDSCALGTRCSTSDYDLPRTVLTNEIYTSSDLPAHIPLPLHHEKPRSPKPPNHIYFCCIIPPQEGGGTIFANAEEIWMAMPQSIQHKILEYGVQYKQFFHGPSLKYRVLKKILGNHCVRSWADYFGTEDKTEIEQNLTQKQLEWDWVNHGNDLIVLNHLPGVLKHLLTNKMVWFNSSAYLNYYSNLNYGELKNLHSYKYWACRYLILKDMLPMICHYGNGQAFSAKEIAVINQIIQRHTHVLHWQKGDFMIVDNFTYMHGKQAHVGERLLYSCMTAY is encoded by the coding sequence GTGCATTTAAATTTTAATATGGCTCCCGGCATGAACATACCTATGGTCATTGCAACCCATGATAATTTAAAAGCAAGCACCACCCCGCTGTTACATTTTATTTCTGAGTGTCATGAGGAGGTAATCAAAACACTCAATCAATTTGGGGCAATCGTATTTAGAGGATTCTCCTGTCAAGATGAGGACTGCTTTTCAAAAGCAATAGACTCATGTGCTCTTGGCACGCGATGTTCGACAAGCGATTATGATTTACCAAGAACTGTACTGACGAATGAAATTTACACATCAAGTGACCTCCCTGCCCATATTCCTTTACCACTGCACCATGAAAAACCCAGATCCCCAAAACCACCCAATCACATCTATTTTTGCTGCATCATTCCGCCCCAGGAAGGTGGTGGAACAATCTTTGCGAACGCTGAAGAAATATGGATGGCTATGCCCCAAAGCATTCAGCACAAGATTCTTGAATACGGTGTTCAATATAAGCAGTTTTTTCATGGGCCATCTTTAAAATATCGTGTATTAAAAAAAATCCTGGGGAACCATTGCGTCCGAAGTTGGGCAGACTATTTTGGCACAGAAGACAAAACTGAAATAGAACAAAACTTAACCCAAAAGCAACTGGAATGGGATTGGGTAAATCATGGTAATGATTTGATAGTACTAAATCATTTACCTGGAGTATTAAAGCACCTTCTAACCAATAAAATGGTCTGGTTTAATTCATCTGCCTATTTAAATTATTATTCGAATTTGAACTATGGTGAATTAAAAAACCTGCATTCTTATAAGTATTGGGCATGCCGATATCTTATTTTGAAAGATATGCTCCCCATGATTTGTCATTACGGTAATGGCCAGGCGTTTTCTGCAAAAGAAATAGCAGTAATTAACCAAATTATTCAGCGTCATACTCACGTCCTTCATTGGCAAAAAGGAGATTTCATGATTGTGGATAATTTTACTTACATGCATGGCAAACAAGCTCATGTTGGAGAAAGATTATTATATTCATGCATGACGGCTTATTAA